In Zingiber officinale cultivar Zhangliang chromosome 8B, Zo_v1.1, whole genome shotgun sequence, a single genomic region encodes these proteins:
- the LOC122016014 gene encoding chlorophyllase-2-like, whose translation MATVFNRGKFNVKTVTKDSDKKASSPPKSLLVVTPSEAGTYPIALFLHGFFLNVSSYLQILRHIASHGFILVAPQLFTILPSSPEEDIAAAAAVCDWLPEGLQSLLPEGVTADLAHLGLSGHSRGGHAAFALALGHAKTSLKFSALIGVDPVAGSGRSNQISPEILTYVPSSFGLDFPVLVIGTGLGRKKMNLLFPPCAPEGVNHDEFYRESRPTCYHLVAKDYGHLDMLDDGAAPVQKMACRCGDEGGRDAMRRTTAGVMTAFLKAFLQGEGADLDAVVRNPGLAPTTLDPVESLRKPALAGVIRSKL comes from the exons ATGGCAACCGTATTTAATCGTGGTAAGTTTAACGTTAAGACGGTGACAAAGGATTCCGACAAGAAGGCCTCCTCTCCTCCCAAATCGCTTTTAGTCGTCACTCCTAGCGAAGCGGGAACGTATCCAATCGCCCTCTTTCTCCATGGCTTCTTTCTCAACGTCTCATCTTACCTTCAAATTCTTCGTCATATTGCCTCTCATGGCTTTATCCTTGTAGCTCCACAG ttGTTTACCATTTTACCATCGTCGCCGGAGGAAGACATCGCGGCCGCGGCCGCTGTCTGCGACTGGCTACCAGAGGGCCTGCAGTCCTTGCTCCCGGAGGGCGTCACCGCGGACCTTGCCCATCTTGGGCTCTCCGGACATAGCCGCGGCGGCCACGCGGCCTTCGCTCTGGCCCTCGGCCACGCCAAGACCAGTCTCAAGTTCTCCGCTCTCATCGGCGTCGACCCTGTCGCCGGATCCGGGAGGTCGAACCAGATCTCGCCCGAGATCCTGACCTATGTGCCTTCCTCCTTCGGCCTCGACTTCCCTGTCCTCGTCATCGGCACCGGGCTCGGGAGAAAGAAGATGAACCTGTTGTTCCCGCCGTGCGCTCCGGAGGGCGTCAACCACGACGAGTTCTACCGGGAGAGCCGGCCGACGTGCTACCACTTGGTGGCAAAAGACTACGGCCACCTCGACATGCTGGACGACGGCGCGGCGCCGGTGCAGAAGATGGCGTGCAGGTGCGGCGACGAGGGAGGCAGGGACGCAATGAGGAGGACGACGGCAGGAGTTATGACAGCGTTCCTCAAGGCTTTTTTGCAGGGCGAGGGAGCAGACCTCGACGCCGTCGTCAGGAATCCTGGACTCGCCCCGACGACCCTCGATCCGGTTGAGTCCCTCAGGAAACCGGCTCTCGCTGGCGTTATCAGATCCAAACTTTAG